In Candidatus Neomarinimicrobiota bacterium, the following are encoded in one genomic region:
- a CDS encoding class I SAM-dependent methyltransferase: MKELNLLKISKPKAFLGKTTTKVRKIAVKLALEYKGNILDVGCGNCLLFLELLSKYRFDHKILYGLDIKYDLLKEAIDISKDNLLPLPNLINGDGTSLPFKNKSFNIIFCLNSFVNFNKDTIEKLLSEFSRVVKDDCIIIFDIRNKRNILLNIKYKISQLKIPLKIRTYSISELKPILNKYNFSIKKIINVRLTPFIIIDKIIILKKETVK; encoded by the coding sequence ATGAAAGAGCTAAATTTACTGAAAATAAGCAAACCAAAAGCATTCTTAGGGAAAACAACAACTAAAGTTAGAAAGATAGCAGTTAAATTAGCATTGGAATATAAGGGCAATATTCTAGATGTTGGTTGTGGCAACTGCCTGCTCTTTCTAGAACTGCTTTCAAAATACAGGTTTGATCATAAAATACTATACGGCCTCGACATTAAATATGATCTTTTAAAAGAAGCAATTGATATATCAAAAGATAATTTGCTACCATTGCCTAATTTAATTAATGGTGATGGTACTTCTTTACCTTTCAAAAATAAATCTTTTAATATAATTTTTTGTTTAAATTCTTTTGTGAATTTCAATAAAGACACAATTGAAAAACTTTTAAGTGAATTTTCGAGAGTAGTAAAAGACGATTGTATAATTATATTTGATATTCGAAATAAGAGGAATATATTACTTAATATTAAATACAAGATATCTCAATTAAAAATACCTTTAAAAATAAGAACATATTCAATTTCTGAACTTAAACCTATTTTAAATAAATACAATTTTTCGATAAAAAAAATAATAAATGTAAGACTCACTCCCTTTATCATCATAGATAAAATAATAATTTTAAAAAAGGAAACAGTGAAATGA